A window of the Halichoerus grypus chromosome 2, mHalGry1.hap1.1, whole genome shotgun sequence genome harbors these coding sequences:
- the PIMREG gene encoding protein PIMREG, with amino-acid sequence MASKWPGVGASVHPRSLQDQQLLEEEVLPRAACHPDTSGGTLGSLCRQFQRRLPLRAVSLNLGAGPSWKRLESPKPGQQGLQAAARSAKNALGAVSQRIQESCHSGTKWLVETQVRARRRRRGAQKSARLSGAAHAYVALDPWERDGHRLPARGGPRAYPLRRPRREAALRSPYSSTEPLCSPSESDGDLEPVGAGLQRLQQLSQEPDEAIVAEESGDMTVSLIRD; translated from the exons ATGGCTTCCAAGTGGCCGGGCGTGGGGGCCTCGGTGCACCCGAGATCACTCCAGGACCAGCAActgctggaggaggaggtgcTGCCGCGGGCCGCCTGCCATCCGGACACCTCCGGGGGGACCCTGGGCTCCCTGTGCAGACAGTTTCAGAGGAGGCTGCCCCTGAGAGCGGTCAGTCTCAACCTCGGCGCAGGGCCCTCCTGGAAACGCCTGGAAAGCCCCAAGCCAGGCCAGCAGGGCCTCCAGGCTGCGGCTCGCTCAGCGAAGAACGCCCTGGGTGCTGTGTCCCAG AGAATCCAGGAGTCCTGCCACAGTGGCACCAAGTGGCTGGTGGAAACCCAGGTGAGAGCCAGGAGGCGGCGGAGGGGGGCACAGAAGAGCGCCCGGCTGTCTGGAGCTGCCCACGCCTACGTGGCCCTGGACCCGTGGGAGAGGGACGGTCACCGGCTCCCTGCCCGCGGGGGCCCACGCGCCTACCCCCTGCGGCGGCCCAGGAGGGAGGCTGCCCTCCGCAGTCCCTACTCCTCGACAgagcccctctgctcccccag CGAGTCTGACGGTGACCTAGAGCCTGTGGGAGCAGGACTTCAGCGTCTCCAGCAGCTGTCCCAGGAGCCAGACGAGGCCATCGTGGCTGAGGAGAG CGGCGACATGACCGTTTCTCTCATCCGAGACTGA